Genomic DNA from candidate division KSB1 bacterium:
TTCTTGTGGGTGTAGCTTTAGAAGCTTGTTCATCTTTCTTAATTGATCAAAGAAATTAAATCTGCGGATTGTAAAGTACAAATATGAACACTAAATTTCAACTGAAAGGAATTTAGGAAAAGTATCCGTTTTTACTATAGATTGCACGCAAACGAAGGTGTTTTATTTTTTGATTGTAATCTGAAAGAAATTTTGCTATCTTTTATTAATTAAATTAGACTTCTGCAAAACAGCTTAATTTGTCATTTCGAGCGATAGCTAAAAATCTATGAAATCAATAATATGCATAAAAAGATTGAATTTGACACAAAACGTCGCTTTTTGCAGAAGTCTTATCATCAATTAAAAATGGAGGGACTTCATGAAAAAATTATATTTTTTAATCTTCTTAATCTTGCTCGCTTTGGGCGCCAGCTTTGCGGTCGTGCAACAAGATTTTTCCAATGTCGAAATTAAAACGGAGAAAGTCGCGGGGAATATTTATATGCTGCAGGGCCGGGGCGGCAACATCGGTATTTCTGTTGGCGAGGACGGCGTTTTAATGGTCGATGATCAATATGCGCCACTGTCGGATAAAATTAAAACCGCGATCAAAGACTTAGGCGGTGACAGCCCAAAATTCATTCTCAACACCCATTGGCATGGCGATCACACGGGTGGGAACGCGGTGTTTGGTGGAGAAGGCACCCTTATCTCCCATACAAATGTGCTTAACCGATTGTCGACCCCACAAGAACTTTTCGGAAGGACAATTGAGCCAAGCCCAAAAGAAGCCTTGCCAATTATCACTTTCGATGTTTCTTTGTCGCTCCATTTTAACGGTGAAGAAATAAAAGCCATGCACTATCCAAATGGACATACCGACGGCGATGCAGTCATTTATTTCAAAGGTGCAAATGTCGTGCACATGGGCGACGATTTTTTCTCGGGCCGGTTTCCATTTGTCGATTTGGGCAGCGGCGGCAGCGTGCAGGGGCTTACCGCAAATATCCAAAAAGTGGTTGATTGGCTTCCGGCGGATGTAAAAATTATTCCGGGACACGGGCCGCTCTCAACCCTCGATGACTTGAAAGCATATCATGGTATGCTGGTCGAAACCTCCGACTTCGTTCGCAACCAATTGGCTGAAGGCAAAAATTTAGATGAAATCAAAAGCGCCGGGTTGCCGTCAAAATGGGATGCTTGGGGAACCGGCTTTATCAAAACCGATAGATGGATCGAAATCATTTACAACAGCTACTCAAAAGAAAGTTCTTCAAAATAGCAACTTCTTTTACTCTTTAGGAAAAAGACAAACCCTGAAACCATCGCGTTTTGGGGTTTCTTTTTATAAGCAAAAATCGTTGAATCTCAATTGTGGGTTTCACATTTTGAAATGAAATAGGTCTGTTAATCAGGAATGTGAATGGAAACCCATCTTGATATTCCTATTTTCATTGCCGGTTTTCTGGTAATCGCCCTGGCTTGAAGAATTCTTGACGTTAACCGCCAATAAGTTGTCCAAAAGATTAAATGAAAAGCCCGATATTCTTTTCAAATTATTAGTCAACAGAGAGAAAGCAGGCAGCACGGCCATAAGTCCTGGTATAGCAATTCCTCATATCATTCTCGACGGCAAACATACTGCCAACATCCTGCTTGCCCGATGCAACGAAGGCATCAATTTTTCAGAGAAGGCGCCGATGGTCAATGCCGTTTTTGCTCTTGTAGGAAGCAAGGATGAGCATAACTGTTGCGCGCCTTGTCAACCATTGCCGAGATCGTTCAAGAGCATCATTTTGAAAAAAGGTGGTTAAGAGCAAAAAATGAAAGGGCTTTGCGCAACGCGGTTCTCATGGGGAAGAAAAGCCGGCACAAATAGACATAAGCACCCTGCATCACGGTGCATTAGACGAGTATATTCCCACTTCTACTATTTATCACACTT
This window encodes:
- a CDS encoding MBL fold metallo-hydrolase, producing MKKLYFLIFLILLALGASFAVVQQDFSNVEIKTEKVAGNIYMLQGRGGNIGISVGEDGVLMVDDQYAPLSDKIKTAIKDLGGDSPKFILNTHWHGDHTGGNAVFGGEGTLISHTNVLNRLSTPQELFGRTIEPSPKEALPIITFDVSLSLHFNGEEIKAMHYPNGHTDGDAVIYFKGANVVHMGDDFFSGRFPFVDLGSGGSVQGLTANIQKVVDWLPADVKIIPGHGPLSTLDDLKAYHGMLVETSDFVRNQLAEGKNLDEIKSAGLPSKWDAWGTGFIKTDRWIEIIYNSYSKESSSK
- a CDS encoding PTS sugar transporter subunit IIA; protein product: MTLTANKLSKRLNEKPDILFKLLVNREKAGSTAISPGIAIPHIILDGKHTANILLARCNEGINFSEKAPMVNAVFALVGSKDEHNCCAPCQPLPRSFKSIILKKGG